The Synergistaceae bacterium sequence GGTCGGCCAGTCCGGCCCAGATGGAGGGCATATCGGCTCTGTCCTTCCACACGGACACCTCTTCCGGGGTGAGCTCCGTCAGGGTCAGATTGGGGTAGTTCGTCTTCATGGCCTGGATGTATCGTCTGTCTTCCGCTTCGAAAAGGTCGCAGAAATTCCGCTCGGCTTCGCTGCCGGCTTTGAAGAGAGCCTCCTGATATTTGGGCTCCAGACCGTCCCACAGCTCCTTGTTGATGACGATGTTGAAAGCGTTCCATCCGCCCATGATTTCATGGGTGTAGTATTTGATGACCTCTCCATGCCGGCTGTCCACCATGCCCACGTAGGTGTCCCAGCAGCCGTCCACCACGCCTCTGGACAGGGCGTTGTACAGCTCCGCCCAGGCGATGGTCTCGAAAGTCAGGCCGACGCCCTTACCCAGGTTTTCCAAAGCCCGGACGTAGGCCAGAGAGGAGGAGACGCGAAGTTTGAGATTTTTCAGGTCCTCCGGCGTTTTCAGGGGCCGCACGTTGTTGGCGATGCCGTAACCGCCCTCCGATGAGTTGAAAATCAGCTCCATGTTGACCTCTCTCCAGGCTTCCTGCATCACTTTGAAAAGGATCCCATCGGGATAAGCGTAGGCAATGCGCGCCTCGTCGTAATTCGAGACCGTCCAGGGCATCCAGTTCAACATGCCGCCCGGAACCAGGTTGACGTAGGGGCACAGCATGGCCATTTCGATGATGCCGTCCCGGACGCCGTGAAAGGTTTCGTCGTGGGAGCCCAGCAGTCCGTTGGCGTAATACGTCAGTTCGATGTCCCCGCCCGAATATTCCTTCACCTTTTCGATAAAAAACGTCAATCCCTTGTCCTTGACGGGATTATTGAAAGGCGAAGCAAGCTGCCATTTATACTTCGGCGCCGCCTCCGCCGCGGCGACGAGGCCGACGAAAATACAAACCAGCAACAATGCCACCGCTCCAACGCGCTTTGCCCTGCAATACATAAAAACTCCTCCTTTTTGTTCGATATTTCCGTTTTTCGCAACATACAGCAAAATAGATCCCACATATTTTATTGAAGCAATTTTCGTGCCAATGTTATAAGATTTCGATTTCCCATTCGTCATTCAATGTCGAAAACTCCGATTTTCAAAGAGATTTTTACGGTTTTTTCGCCTCGTTTTTTTCCTCGCTTCCCTGGCCCGGGCCGAACCGGAAACGCAAAAACAGGTCAGAATAACAGGCTTTTGGGATATAATGGGTTGGAACGATAACCTGTTCTTCGACAAAGGAGGAGCATGATGCGAATCGGCATGGTGATGTGGCAGGACAGGCGAATGGGACGTTTTTATCAGGACCTTCTGGAGCGCCTTTTCGACGGAGCGCTGACCGTGAAAGCCTATTTTCTGGACGACGGCGTTCCCGAATGCGACGAGGAGGAGTTTGCCCGCCTGGTGATCACCTCCTCCTATTCCACCGACATCATTGGAAAAATCCCCACGGATCGCCCCATCATCTCCGCCAGTCTCACGTTCCGCAGAGAAGGGCTTCTGGCCCTGAGGCGCTTTCCGCCGGGGACGAAGGCGCTTGTGGTCAACACAAGCAACAAAAATGCCATCGACACCACGGTGCTGCTGTGTCAGCAGGGCATCGCCAACATTGAGTTTCTGCCCTGGGGCCCCGACTGTCCCAGGTACGTGGACACGAAAGACGTTCGCCTTGCCGTCACGCCGGGAGAATCGCAGCTCGTCCCGCCGGAGATCGAACAGGTGGTGGACGTGGGCGACAGAATGCTGGACGTCCAGAGCATCATAGAAATCGCTTCCCAAACGGGACTGGAACACATCCTGAAGGGCAGGGCGTTTCGGGAGTACGATGAAAGCATCACCGGCGGGATCCGTGACGTGGCGACCCCCCTTCTGCGCTCCGGCCGTCTGAAAAACGAGTATGACACGGTGATGAACATGATCGACATCGGAGTCATCGGCGTGGACGCGAAAAACATCGTCTACGCCTGCAACCGGAAGGCGGAGTTTCTTCTCGGAAAAAGCCGCGGGGATATTCTCTACCTGAACATCGCTGAAATTCTTCCCGAAATTCCCGTGGGGCGGTCCGGAGCGGAAAACGCGCCCCTGACCTGCCGCCACGAAAAAGCGGGGAACCGCGCCCTCAACATCACGATCACCCCCATGCGTCAGGAGAACCTTTACAGCGGGGCGATGCTGATGCTGCTTCCCGTGGGCGAGGACGAAACCCTCAAGGCCCAGATCGTCGGCAAGTTCATGCAAAAGGGGCATCGGGCGCGTTACACCTTCGGTCACGTGGTGGGGCACAGCGCGGCCATCCGGCACAGAATCGACCTGGCGAAAAAAATGGCGGACGTGGACTCCGCTGTTTTGATCACGGGGGAAAGCGGCACGGGGAAGGAGGTCTTCGCCCAGTCGATCCACAACGCCTCCGCCCGCTCCGACAAGCCCTTCGTGGCCATCAACTGCGCCGCCATCCCGGACAGCCTTCTGGAAAGCGAGCTTTTCGGCTACGAGGGCGGCTCTTTCACCGGCGCGCGAAAACAGGGAAAGACAGGGCTTTTCGAGGCGGCCAATCATGGCACGATCTTTCTGGACGAAATCGGGGACCTGAGTCCGAGCCTTCAGGCCAAGCTGCTGCGGGTGATTCAGGAGCGGCAGATCATGAGGGTGGGAGGCGACGCCGTCATTCCCATCGACGCCCGCGTCATCTCTGCCACCAATCAGGATTTGCTGGGCCGGGTTCGGGCCGGGATCTTCCGGGTCGACCTGTACTACCGAATCAGCACGCTTCCAGTGGAGCTGCCTCCCCTGCGGGAGCGCGAAAGCGACCTGTTTCTCCTAATCGACCTGTTCCGTCGGGAGGTCGGAGCTTCTTTCGTCCTCTCCTCCGAGGCGAAAAAAACTCTGGGGGGCTACTCCTGGCCGGGCAACGTCCGGGAACTGCGAAACTGCGTGGAGTATCTGCACTGCCTGAAGACGGACCTCATCGAAAACCACCACCTGCCGTCCTTCATTCTGGACCGACGGGACTCCGGGGAAGAAAACCTCCCGCGGAAAAACGCAGCGGACGACGGCGTTCGCGCCGCCGCCGCCATTCTGAGCCAGGGTCCCTGCGGACGCGGAGTTCTGAGGTCGCGGCTGGCGGACCGGGAAGTTCGCCTCACCGAAGCCCAAACCCGCGCCCTGCTGGCGAACATGAAAGCGAAAGGCTGGGTCGAATCCTCCGGAGGCAGAGGCGGCTCGGCTCTGACAAAAACGGGAGAGGAGGCTTTGCTGAAAGACTGACGGTCACGTCCGACGGCGCAGGGAGGCGGCGGGAATGTCCATGGCCAAACGGTATTTCGTCACCGTACGCCTGGAAATATTTGCGCCCATTGAGCACAGGACCCCCCGAAGGTTTTCGTCGGACAGGGGATGCCGGGGGTCTTCGTTTTCTATGCAGGACTTCAGGCGTTTTTTGACGGCGACCGTCGAAAGGGCTTCCTTTTCCTCTTCCGCCCGGTTTCCGGAGGGCACGGCGGCGGTAAACAGGGACTTCAGCTCCACCGCGCCGACGGCGCAGACGATGTACTTCCCCCGCACGGCGCGGCTCACGGTGGAAACGTTCAAGCCCAGGTCCCCGGCCAGATCGGACATCTTCATCGGCGCGAGAGGGCCAGCCTCCCGAAAATACCGGGGCTGCTTCGAAACGACGAGGCGCAGAATCCGCAAAAGAGTCTTTTTTCGGTCCTCCAGGGCTCTGATGAGCCGTTTCGCTTCGCTTCTTTTCCGTCTGATGTATTTTCCCGTTTCCTCGTCCCTGCCCCCCCTTCCCGGAAGGCCTCCAGGGAAGAAGCTCTCGTCGATCCTCAACCCGGGCACAATTCTGTCGTTCATGACGATGGAGCACGCACCGCCTTCATACCGGACGGACGCCTCCGGTATAACGTTCAGGTTCTGTTCTCCCGTGTCATAACCCTGAGAAGGAATGGGGTTCAGACTTTTGACGACCTCGGAAAGACGGCGGGCCTCCTCCCGGTCGGTTCCCAAAAGGACGGAAACGCCGGCCAGGTCGTTTCGCGCCAGCAGGGGCAGACCCTCTTCGATCAATTTGACGAGCCTCGGGTCGGGGGAACGGCCTTCGGAGGGCAGCTGAAGCAGAAGGCATTCTCGCAGAGAGCGGGCCCCTACGCCGGGCGGGGGCAATTTTTGTATGATCCCCACAGCCCGCTCCGCGTCGTGAGGGGTACAGCCGCACTTTCCGGCCAGCGTTTCCGCGTCGTCCTCGAAATACCCCCGGCGGTTCAGGCACGCGATCAGGCGGCGGCAAAGCAGAGCCGTTTCCTCGTCCAGGGGCAGGACGTCGATTTCCTCCAGAAGCATGTCGAAAAAAGACCTCCGCGCACAGCTCAAACCCAAAACGTCCCAGTCGCCTTCCGCCCCGCCTGCCCGCCCCGGGGAGCCGTGGACCGCCTCAATCCGCACATCGTTTTCTTCGCTCTCCGGCGCGTCCATTTCCAAATCCTGCATTTCCATATCCTGAATCGCTTCGATGGACAGGCGCGAAAAATCCCCGTCAGACGGTTCTTCCGTCGTTTCGGTTTCAAGAAGCGGATTTTCAGAGAGATGCCGCTCCACAAACTCTTTCAGTTCAAGAGCCGGCATACGCAATATCTCAAGGGATTGAAGCACTTCGCCCGTAATCGCCAGTTGCTGTCCGACTCCAGGAACCAGCGCGAGTTTACCTCCAGGCCGCATATTCCCATCTGACCTCCCGGAATCTTTTTCGGTGAAAAATCTGCTTTCACCGGCCGTTGACCACAGTGAAATTATACCTCCGCCGACGCCTCGCCGGAAATGGTTGAAAAAAGGATGAGAAAAAAGGATGGGAAAAAATGGCGGGAAAAAAACTGCGTCGATATTTTACAGCTCTTTTTATATTGTGAAGTTTAAAGCTATAATAACTGATACTTACATGTTATAAAATAAAAAACCTGACTTTTAAAAAACCTGAAAATCCTGAATGTGACGAATTGGGAAAAGATGTGATGGCATGGAATTCGACCTGAAAAACACGATTCTGATCGTCGACGATGAAAAAGCGAATTTATTGGCGCTCAATGAAATTCTTTCTTCGGACTACTCCATCTTTTTCGCGAAGACGGGCGAAAGAGCTATCGAGCTCGCGGAGCTCAATCAGCCCGACCTCATTTTATTGGATGTCATGATGCCGGATATGGACGGATTCGAGGTTCTTGCGAAACTGAAGGCTTCGGACAACACGAGGAACACCCCCGTCATTTTTGTCACGGGGCTGGTCGATCAAAGCGACGAAGAAAAAGGATTTCTGCTGGGCGCGGTGGATTACATCAAAAAACCCTTCAACGGCGCAATCGTCAAGGCGCGGGTCAATACTCACATGCAGATCGTGCGTCAGCTGCGAGCCAGCGAGGAACTCAGCCGCATCGATCCCCTGACCGGCATTCCGAACCGGCGAAAATTCAACGAACATCTGGCGTTGGAATGGAAGCAGGCCATCCGGGAGCAAAAATCCATCGCTTTTCTGATGATAGACATCGACAAATTCAAAAACTACAACGACACTTACGGCCATCCGCAGGGAGACGCTCTGCTCAGGGCCGTCGCAAGAATCTTCGCCCTCGCCGCCAGACGTCCGGCCGATCTGGTGGCCCGTCTGGGCGGGGAAGAATTTGGCGTGCTGCTGCTCGACAGCGACCTGGAAGGAGCCTGCATCATCGCGGAAAAAATTCGCAAAGACGTGGAGGCCGCCCGCGTCGCCACCGCCGACAGAAAAATCCTTACCTCCGCAACAGTCAGCATCGGCGTGGTTTCCACGGTCCCCGGCGTGGATGACTCCCCGGAAGATTTTATCGCAAAGGCGGACGTGAACCTCTACACTGCAAAAGAAACGGGCAGAAACAGGGTCTGGGGTCCCTCACAGCAGACGTCCTGAAAACCGGCTTCGTGATTTTCTCCATAGAATATCTCCATTGGCGGCCGTATCTGAAAGCTGCGTCTGAAACGGGAGATCATCGGATGTTCTTTTCCAGTTCGACGACCAGGCGGGCGGCGAAAGTCAGAAGCTCTTCTTCAGAAACGCTTTTCGTTTCGAAGGTCAGCGTTCGATTTTTTCCAAACGCAACGGCCATGACCTGCCCCGTAACCTCCCCGCGTTCGAGAATCGCGGATTTTCCCGCAACGTCCAGCGTTTTATAAACCGAAACAAACCCCAGAGGCGCGTCATCGCGGGAAATTTCTCCCTCCGGAACCCGCAGCGTTCCCGGGCCGGCCCCCTCCATCCAGTCAACTCCGATACTCGCCGGGGGCGCGGCGCGGATGTAGGTACGATTCTCCCACACCCCCAGGTCATGAGAGGCCGTTTCAAAACGCACAGACACAGGCGGCTCGGTCCGCCATTCGCCCAGCGCGTCCGGCAGTGGAGCCCCCTCCGCGGGAGAAACGACAAAAGCCCGCAAAGAGAAAATCATTGCGGAAAACAGGACGAAAAGAGGTACAGAAAAATTCTTCATCGCGAAATCAGCTCCCGGTCAACTCATAATCGACGCATACGCCACTTTTGTGACAACGGAGTTATTATAGGCGAAGCTTTCTTTTCCCGTAAGCTATAATTATTTGAAAACAAACGGATGTCGGCCCCTCATCGGCGTCCGGCACGGAGTGGAGGAAACTTTTTTGTATCATTTTCACATGAAGATTTACGGCTGTCAGATGAACGTCTACGACAGCGACAGAGTGCGTACGGCTCTCATAAAGCGCGGATGGAGCGAGGTTCCGGAAGAAGAAGCCGATATGATCATATTCGTCGGGTGCAGCGTCCGGGACAAGGCCGAACAAAAAGTCTGGAGCGAGCTGGGGCGTTACGCTCCCTCCTGGAACAAAGACCGGCGGCCCCGGGTGGCCCTGACGGGCTGCATCGCGCAGACTCTGGGGGAAAAAGCCTTCGTCCGCTATCCCTGGGTACGCCTGGTTTCCGGCCCCCGACACATCGGACTTTTGCCGGAGGGGCTGGAACGCGTTATGGAGGACGGCAGACGCGTCACCCTGCTGGACGAGAACCCCAGGGAGTTTTTCGACCTCGACGAATTCAGCGGCATTCGAGACAATAAATACAGAGGCTACGTCACCATCGCTCACGGCTGCGACAATTTCTGCACGTTCTGCATCGTTCCCCACGTGCGGGGCCGCTTTCTGTCCCGCCCGCCCCTGGACGTCCTGCAGGAGGTTCGCCGCCTCACAGACAACGGGGCGAAAGAAATCACCCTGTTGGGGCAGAACGTCAACAGCTACGGGAAGGACTTCCAGGAGGGCTGCGGGTTCGCCGGCCTGCTTCGGGACGTCGCCCGGACGGAGGGCGTGGAGCGGGTCCGTTTCGTGACTTCCCTGCCTCAGGATTTTACGGAGGACATCGTGCAGGTCATGGCGGAAGAGCCAAACGTCTGCCCGTCGCTGAACCTCCCCATCCAGGCCGGAAACGACAGAATACTCAAACGCATGAATCGCAAATACACCCGGGCCGAATACATGGAAAAGGTGCGGATGGCGCGCTCCCACCTCCCCGAACTGGGGCTTTCCAGCGACCTCATTGTGGGATTCCCCGGCGAAACGGAGGAAGAGTTCCAGGACTCCATGAGCGCCCTGGAGGAAATCCGTTTCGACATGGTTCACACGGCGGCCTACTCCGAGCGGCCAGGCACCCCGGCCGCCGCCATGCCCGACGCCTTACCCGGAGAAGTCCGTCTGGAGCGTCTCAACCGCATCAACCGGCTTCAGGACAGCATCACCCTTTCCATCAACAAAACGCTGCTGGGGCGGCGCTGTTCCGTGCTGACAGAGGGACCCGCGCCCAAAGGCGAAGGGCTTTTGCAGGGGCGCACCCCCACGGATAAAGTGGTCCTGTTTCCGGGAGACGAATCCCTTCTCGCCGGGCGTTTCGTCTCGGTGGAAATCACTGAGGCGGAATCCTGGTGTCTGCGGGGAAAAATCGTCAATGATACGCTGACGGCGGACAGATCTCTCAGATAACATAGAGGTGGATATCGAAAGGAATTTCACAGGCAGGAGAATTGAAATGTGGCGGGAACTCTGGAAAAAATATGGCGCGGCGTTGTGTCTGTGTGCGGGGATGCTTTGTTTTATCGTGGCGGGGCTGGCCGTTCGCGCTCTGCCTGGGGTGAGAGAAAAATTAATCGTGACGGAAACGGTTCGCCCTCAGCCCAGGCAGGAGCAAACGTCCGGGCAGGTCCGACCACAGCC is a genomic window containing:
- the rpoN gene encoding RNA polymerase factor sigma-54, with amino-acid sequence MRPGGKLALVPGVGQQLAITGEVLQSLEILRMPALELKEFVERHLSENPLLETETTEEPSDGDFSRLSIEAIQDMEMQDLEMDAPESEENDVRIEAVHGSPGRAGGAEGDWDVLGLSCARRSFFDMLLEEIDVLPLDEETALLCRRLIACLNRRGYFEDDAETLAGKCGCTPHDAERAVGIIQKLPPPGVGARSLRECLLLQLPSEGRSPDPRLVKLIEEGLPLLARNDLAGVSVLLGTDREEARRLSEVVKSLNPIPSQGYDTGEQNLNVIPEASVRYEGGACSIVMNDRIVPGLRIDESFFPGGLPGRGGRDEETGKYIRRKRSEAKRLIRALEDRKKTLLRILRLVVSKQPRYFREAGPLAPMKMSDLAGDLGLNVSTVSRAVRGKYIVCAVGAVELKSLFTAAVPSGNRAEEEKEALSTVAVKKRLKSCIENEDPRHPLSDENLRGVLCSMGANISRRTVTKYRLAMDIPAASLRRRT
- a CDS encoding sigma 54-interacting transcriptional regulator encodes the protein MMRIGMVMWQDRRMGRFYQDLLERLFDGALTVKAYFLDDGVPECDEEEFARLVITSSYSTDIIGKIPTDRPIISASLTFRREGLLALRRFPPGTKALVVNTSNKNAIDTTVLLCQQGIANIEFLPWGPDCPRYVDTKDVRLAVTPGESQLVPPEIEQVVDVGDRMLDVQSIIEIASQTGLEHILKGRAFREYDESITGGIRDVATPLLRSGRLKNEYDTVMNMIDIGVIGVDAKNIVYACNRKAEFLLGKSRGDILYLNIAEILPEIPVGRSGAENAPLTCRHEKAGNRALNITITPMRQENLYSGAMLMLLPVGEDETLKAQIVGKFMQKGHRARYTFGHVVGHSAAIRHRIDLAKKMADVDSAVLITGESGTGKEVFAQSIHNASARSDKPFVAINCAAIPDSLLESELFGYEGGSFTGARKQGKTGLFEAANHGTIFLDEIGDLSPSLQAKLLRVIQERQIMRVGGDAVIPIDARVISATNQDLLGRVRAGIFRVDLYYRISTLPVELPPLRERESDLFLLIDLFRREVGASFVLSSEAKKTLGGYSWPGNVRELRNCVEYLHCLKTDLIENHHLPSFILDRRDSGEENLPRKNAADDGVRAAAAILSQGPCGRGVLRSRLADREVRLTEAQTRALLANMKAKGWVESSGGRGGSALTKTGEEALLKD
- a CDS encoding TRAP transporter substrate-binding protein, whose translation is MYCRAKRVGAVALLLVCIFVGLVAAAEAAPKYKWQLASPFNNPVKDKGLTFFIEKVKEYSGGDIELTYYANGLLGSHDETFHGVRDGIIEMAMLCPYVNLVPGGMLNWMPWTVSNYDEARIAYAYPDGILFKVMQEAWREVNMELIFNSSEGGYGIANNVRPLKTPEDLKNLKLRVSSSLAYVRALENLGKGVGLTFETIAWAELYNALSRGVVDGCWDTYVGMVDSRHGEVIKYYTHEIMGGWNAFNIVINKELWDGLEPKYQEALFKAGSEAERNFCDLFEAEDRRYIQAMKTNYPNLTLTELTPEEVSVWKDRADMPSIWAGLADPWLDKVWPGEKMGEKIRAELDSIRKQVAEKKKK
- a CDS encoding diguanylate cyclase codes for the protein MEFDLKNTILIVDDEKANLLALNEILSSDYSIFFAKTGERAIELAELNQPDLILLDVMMPDMDGFEVLAKLKASDNTRNTPVIFVTGLVDQSDEEKGFLLGAVDYIKKPFNGAIVKARVNTHMQIVRQLRASEELSRIDPLTGIPNRRKFNEHLALEWKQAIREQKSIAFLMIDIDKFKNYNDTYGHPQGDALLRAVARIFALAARRPADLVARLGGEEFGVLLLDSDLEGACIIAEKIRKDVEAARVATADRKILTSATVSIGVVSTVPGVDDSPEDFIAKADVNLYTAKETGRNRVWGPSQQTS
- the miaB gene encoding tRNA (N6-isopentenyl adenosine(37)-C2)-methylthiotransferase MiaB, translated to MYHFHMKIYGCQMNVYDSDRVRTALIKRGWSEVPEEEADMIIFVGCSVRDKAEQKVWSELGRYAPSWNKDRRPRVALTGCIAQTLGEKAFVRYPWVRLVSGPRHIGLLPEGLERVMEDGRRVTLLDENPREFFDLDEFSGIRDNKYRGYVTIAHGCDNFCTFCIVPHVRGRFLSRPPLDVLQEVRRLTDNGAKEITLLGQNVNSYGKDFQEGCGFAGLLRDVARTEGVERVRFVTSLPQDFTEDIVQVMAEEPNVCPSLNLPIQAGNDRILKRMNRKYTRAEYMEKVRMARSHLPELGLSSDLIVGFPGETEEEFQDSMSALEEIRFDMVHTAAYSERPGTPAAAMPDALPGEVRLERLNRINRLQDSITLSINKTLLGRRCSVLTEGPAPKGEGLLQGRTPTDKVVLFPGDESLLAGRFVSVEITEAESWCLRGKIVNDTLTADRSLR